A stretch of the Lolium perenne isolate Kyuss_39 chromosome 3, Kyuss_2.0, whole genome shotgun sequence genome encodes the following:
- the LOC139837801 gene encoding uncharacterized protein translates to MREDDIERLAARGSTIRPLHQSTRRRRSRRRPARGQSPPCLCARGRQAPRRLRRPRARREPAPPPPRSRGRRNSADISRRRSRSKPGPLSSLLRAAAPGKLHAWCRRFRARGGSRRRNLPRAHLRRRRLRQGLLPLPCRWPPRQIAARGSSQRGSRRWTTCSRAGRLFWPLGPGGACRLQPGPEPAGLLLGLALAGPRRLRPEPAAGPPWWSWTRVRRGRPRRRRQLGRLGHPLRRSDAAAAADEGRANQAGAGEDEPARTEGADSHALVRTEGAAGPSEGLHVAKGARLVAVPSASDSSFGSAGTMERAWHQANSCEVLSREGQPGTAPMKMLFSGYRASLKTKAAETLAQLATLEDAEKTVEERRTFLYNQVVTSYHKAKIERAGLARELEAVKVEAAKVPQLESDLRAARAQCAESEEAGRSAAAKLKLAEQELTRLRLLEKNHITELNSLRTAEKEKVDDLSRRLSEVEKQRLVLQEEVTAKSTELTATAKRWTDDFSALDRGLTIY, encoded by the exons atgcgggaggacgacatcgagcgcctg gcggccagggggagcacaatccgcccccttcaccagagcaccaggaggaggaggagccggcgacgtccggcacggggccaatccccgccgtgcctctgcgcacgaggccgccaagcgccacggcgacttcggcgcccaagggcacgaagagagccggctccaccgccgccgcggagtcgagggcgaagaaacagcgccgacatcagccgaagaaggtcccggagcaagccgg ggcccctatcaagtttgctcagggcggcggctcccggcaagctccacgcgtggtgtcgccgcttccgcgccagaggagggagcagacgccgcaaccttcctcgcgcgcacctacgccgccgccgcctgcgacaggggcttcttcctttgccgtgccgctggcctccgcgccagatcgcggcacgcgggtcgagccaacgcggcagccgacgctggacgacatgttcccgcgccggacgccTCTTCTGGCCgctggggccgggcggggcatgccgccttcagccggggccggagccggcggggctgctccTAGGACTGGCGctggcagggccgcgccgcctgcggccggagccggcagcaggcccaccgtggtggagTTGGACGAGAGTCCGGAGGGGGCGCCCCAGGCGCCGGAGAcaactgggccggctgggccatccgctgcgccggagcgacgccgccgccgcggccgacgagggacgagccaaccaggcaggagccggcgaggacgagccggcgcgcacggagggcgccgactcgcacgcgctggtgaggacggagggcgcagcgggcccgtctgagggccttcatgtggccaagggtgcccggctggtggctgtgccgtccgcctccgactccagcttcggctcggcaggaaccatggagagggcatggcatcaggcgaactcctgcgaggtactcagccgggaggggcagcctggcacggcgcccatgaagatgcttttctccggctatcgggccagcctcaagaccaaggccgccgagacccttgcccagctggcgacgctggaggatgctgagaag acggttgaggagcggcgcaccttcttgtacaaccaggtggtgaccagctaccacaaggctaagatcgagcgagccggcttggctcgcgagctggaggctgtcaagg ttgaggccgccaaggtcccgcagctggagtcggatctccgagccgctcgcgcgcagtgcgccgagagcgaggaggcgggccgatctgccgcagccaagctcaagctggctgagcaggagctgacacggctgcgcctgctggagaagaaccacatcaccgagctcaactccctcaggacggcggagaaggagaaggtggatgatctgagccggcggctgtcggaggtggagaagcagcggcttgtgctgcaggaggaggtcaccgccaagtccacggagctgacggctaccgccaagcgttggaccgacgatttcagcgcgcttgatcgcggcttg acaatttattaa